From the genome of Leptolyngbya sp. NIES-2104, one region includes:
- a CDS encoding tyrosine-type recombinase/integrase, producing MPFQKGQNPNHPAPGSTIKVEPIRDKKAIQRIKKVLADHPRDLCLFTLGINTAYRANELLSIKVRQVRSLNVGDVLELKQSKTHKYRPVTLNGTAISAIQHWLGNSQLQDEDNLFTGQRGCLTVTTVSTMVKTWCQDVGLKGNYGSHTLRKTWGYWQRTERGTAIPLLMEAFGHATQRQTLAYLGIQSDEIAQIYELEL from the coding sequence ATGCCGTTTCAGAAAGGGCAGAATCCCAACCATCCCGCACCAGGATCAACGATCAAGGTGGAACCGATTCGAGACAAAAAAGCGATCCAACGAATCAAGAAGGTGCTGGCAGACCATCCGCGTGATTTGTGTTTGTTCACGTTGGGAATCAACACGGCGTATCGGGCAAACGAACTCTTATCGATCAAGGTGCGGCAGGTGCGATCGCTTAATGTCGGCGATGTTTTAGAACTGAAGCAGAGCAAAACGCACAAGTATCGTCCTGTGACGCTCAATGGCACTGCGATCTCGGCGATTCAGCATTGGCTGGGGAACAGTCAGCTTCAGGACGAAGACAATCTCTTCACGGGGCAGCGGGGGTGTTTAACGGTGACGACTGTGAGTACGATGGTCAAAACTTGGTGCCAAGATGTGGGACTGAAGGGGAACTATGGGAGTCATACGCTGCGGAAGACTTGGGGCTACTGGCAGCGAACGGAGCGAGGCACTGCAATTCCTTTGCTGATGGAAGCGTTCGGACACGCCACTCAGCGTCAGACGTTGGCGTATTTGGGAATTCAATCGGATGAGATCGCTCAAATCTATGAGTTGGAGCTTTGA
- a CDS encoding type I restriction endonuclease subunit R: MSNFTETDVELAALSYFETLGYSYLCGYDIAPGEPNAERQKLSEVILENRLRNAIAQINPQLPAEAIDEVIRQVLRSETQNSVENNQRFHRLLSNGVPVVYQNDDRTIHDQAWLIDWTDPNNNDWLVVNQFTVIENRKNRRPDLVVFINGIPLAVIELKNAASENADIEGAFNQLQTYKRDIPSLFAYNAALVISDGLDARIGTITSDRERFMPWRTIDGDDLAPKNTPELEVVIRGVFEKTRFLDLIRFFIVYEVDGATIIKKIAGYHQYHAVNKAVAETVQAISPQGDKRVGVIWHTQGSGKSLSMAFYAGKIVQHPAMANPTIVVLTDRNDLDDQLFTTFSKCQDLLRQTPVQADDRADLKNKLQVASGGVIFTTIQKFASEDRGGEYEMLSDRRNIIFIADEAHRSQYGLQARVIKTKDQATGEDGAYTAYGFAKYLRDALPNASFIGFTGTPIDKADASTRRIFGDYIDIYDIQRAVQDGATVSIYYEARLAKITLEASEKPKIDPEFEDVTEGEEQTTKDKLKSKWAQLEAMVGTEKRLELVAQDILTHFDDRLAAMEGKGMIVCMSRRICAELYKQIIKLRPEWHSDSDDAGEIKVVMTGSASDSELLQPHVRSKKGRDAIANRLRNPQDPLKLVIVRDMWLTGFDAPCLHTMYIDKPMKGHNLMQAIARVNRVFGKKPGGLVVDYLGIAQDLKSALMDYTEGDRGETGIPIEGAVALMQEKYEIVAAMFHGFDYSQFFTGTPPERLTVLREATDWVLRPEFQVDNSVQRYIQAVTELSKAFALCGTEETAIALRETVGFFQAIKATLSKHTIEGSKGKAELDAAVRQIVSRAVASDGVIDILATAGLDKPEISVLSDEFLEEVRDIPQKNLALEVLRKLLNDEIRTKSARNVVQARSFSEMLENTIRRYQNRSIESAQVLQELIELAKEMREANRRGESLGLSEDELAFYDALEVNDSAVQVLGDATLKAIARDLVEAVRRNVSIDWTERETVRAKLRTIVKRLLRKYGYPPDKQEKATQTVLAQAETLCKDWAA, translated from the coding sequence ATGAGCAACTTTACTGAAACCGATGTAGAACTCGCTGCCCTCTCTTACTTTGAAACCCTCGGCTACTCCTACCTCTGCGGCTACGACATTGCTCCCGGAGAACCTAACGCCGAGCGCCAAAAACTCAGCGAAGTCATTCTAGAAAATCGATTACGAAACGCGATCGCTCAAATTAATCCCCAACTTCCAGCAGAAGCGATCGATGAAGTCATTCGACAAGTTCTTCGCTCCGAAACCCAGAACAGCGTCGAAAATAATCAACGCTTCCACCGTCTCCTTAGCAATGGCGTACCTGTCGTTTATCAAAACGACGATCGTACTATCCACGACCAAGCATGGCTGATCGACTGGACAGACCCCAACAACAACGACTGGCTCGTAGTCAACCAGTTCACCGTGATCGAAAACCGCAAAAATCGCCGCCCCGATCTTGTCGTCTTCATCAATGGAATTCCTCTGGCAGTGATTGAACTCAAAAACGCTGCCAGCGAAAACGCTGATATCGAAGGAGCTTTCAACCAACTTCAGACCTACAAACGCGATATTCCTAGCCTGTTCGCTTACAATGCTGCCCTCGTTATCTCTGATGGATTAGATGCTCGCATTGGTACGATTACCAGCGATCGGGAACGCTTTATGCCCTGGCGCACGATCGATGGTGATGATCTCGCTCCCAAAAACACCCCCGAACTCGAAGTCGTCATTCGCGGCGTATTTGAGAAAACCCGCTTCCTCGACCTGATCCGCTTCTTCATCGTCTACGAAGTCGATGGCGCAACCATCATCAAAAAAATAGCAGGCTATCACCAATATCACGCCGTCAACAAAGCCGTAGCCGAAACCGTCCAAGCTATCTCTCCCCAAGGCGACAAACGAGTAGGCGTAATCTGGCACACTCAGGGGTCAGGCAAAAGCTTATCGATGGCATTCTACGCTGGAAAAATCGTGCAGCATCCAGCAATGGCAAATCCTACGATCGTTGTTCTCACCGATCGCAACGATCTAGACGATCAACTCTTCACCACCTTTTCTAAATGCCAAGACTTACTGCGACAAACTCCCGTTCAAGCCGACGATCGCGCTGACCTCAAAAATAAGCTTCAAGTCGCGTCTGGCGGCGTAATCTTCACCACCATTCAGAAATTCGCCTCAGAAGATCGCGGCGGCGAATATGAAATGTTGAGCGATCGCCGCAATATCATTTTCATTGCTGATGAAGCTCACCGCTCTCAATATGGACTCCAAGCACGAGTCATTAAAACTAAAGACCAAGCCACTGGAGAAGATGGGGCATACACCGCTTATGGGTTCGCAAAGTATCTGCGTGATGCTTTACCCAACGCCTCCTTTATCGGTTTCACTGGAACTCCGATCGATAAAGCCGATGCCAGCACCCGTCGAATTTTTGGCGATTACATCGACATCTACGACATCCAGCGTGCCGTTCAAGATGGAGCGACCGTCAGCATCTACTACGAAGCCCGACTCGCCAAAATCACACTCGAAGCCAGCGAGAAGCCCAAGATTGATCCTGAGTTTGAAGATGTCACCGAAGGCGAAGAACAAACGACCAAGGACAAGCTCAAAAGTAAATGGGCACAACTCGAAGCAATGGTCGGCACAGAGAAGCGCTTAGAATTGGTGGCTCAAGATATTCTCACCCACTTTGACGATCGACTTGCTGCAATGGAAGGCAAAGGAATGATTGTCTGCATGAGTCGCCGCATCTGTGCTGAACTCTACAAGCAAATCATCAAACTTCGCCCAGAGTGGCACTCCGACTCAGACGACGCAGGTGAAATCAAAGTCGTGATGACGGGCAGTGCATCAGATAGCGAACTGCTCCAGCCTCATGTTCGTTCTAAGAAAGGGCGGGATGCGATCGCAAATCGTCTTCGCAATCCTCAAGATCCCCTCAAACTGGTAATCGTTCGCGATATGTGGCTCACAGGCTTCGATGCACCCTGTTTGCACACGATGTACATCGACAAACCGATGAAAGGGCACAACCTGATGCAAGCGATCGCCCGCGTCAATCGGGTCTTTGGGAAAAAGCCAGGAGGTCTTGTCGTCGATTATCTGGGCATTGCCCAAGATTTGAAATCTGCTTTGATGGACTACACAGAAGGCGATCGTGGTGAGACAGGCATTCCCATTGAAGGAGCCGTCGCTCTGATGCAGGAGAAGTACGAAATTGTTGCTGCAATGTTCCACGGCTTTGACTATTCCCAGTTTTTTACAGGTACTCCTCCAGAGCGATTAACTGTTTTACGAGAAGCCACAGACTGGGTTCTTCGCCCGGAATTTCAAGTGGACAACAGCGTACAGCGATATATTCAAGCGGTGACTGAGCTTTCTAAAGCTTTCGCCCTCTGTGGTACAGAAGAAACTGCGATCGCGCTTCGAGAAACAGTTGGGTTCTTTCAAGCAATCAAAGCAACTCTTTCTAAACATACGATTGAAGGCAGCAAAGGCAAAGCAGAACTCGATGCAGCCGTCCGTCAAATTGTTTCTCGTGCCGTTGCATCTGATGGAGTCATCGACATTCTCGCGACCGCTGGACTCGACAAACCCGAAATCTCGGTTCTATCCGACGAATTTTTAGAAGAAGTCCGCGACATTCCCCAAAAGAACCTAGCACTAGAAGTTCTGCGAAAACTACTAAATGATGAAATTCGCACCAAATCAGCCCGAAATGTTGTTCAAGCCCGCAGCTTCTCAGAGATGCTAGAAAACACAATCCGGCGTTATCAAAACCGCTCGATCGAATCGGCTCAGGTGCTGCAAGAGTTGATTGAACTCGCAAAAGAGATGCGTGAAGCGAATCGACGCGGCGAGAGTCTGGGATTATCCGAGGATGAACTCGCTTTTTATGACGCGCTTGAAGTGAATGACAGTGCAGTTCAAGTTTTGGGCGATGCGACGCTAAAAGCGATCGCACGTGACCTGGTTGAAGCAGTCCGACGCAACGTCAGTATCGACTGGACAGAACGCGAAACCGTTCGAGCAAAACTTCGCACGATCGTCAAACGACTACTGCGGAAATACGGTTATCCACCTGACAAGCAGGAGAAAGCAACTCAAACCGTTCTTGCTCAAGCTGAAACACTTTGCAAGGATTGGGCTGCTTAA
- the drt2 gene encoding antiviral reverse transcriptase Drt2, whose product MSKFRDAESNDWYRSRGYIHFDREVSRKFAQAYITDCKRVERHAFFPFLKYVKVTPRYKSKIRKTQDKNRPILYAGHLDSHIYAWYARELSKLYEIYIQAQPLQDCVIAYRSLGKSNIDFSREVFDQIEKKQECTALTFDLSSFFDNIDHEKLKAAWCEVLGTEKLPDDHYKVYKSITKYAYVDRQEAIDALEITNYKEIRDNRRLCTPQEFRDCIRSKICVNSNSYGIPQGSPISAVLSNLFLINFDKVMSQHAFRVNGIYRRYCDDILWVCPSEESEEIKALVEQEIKKSGDALSPNSEKTEISNFSRTTEGLLLGSPPLQYLGFTFDGQNRLLRSQTVARYYQRMKRAVRSAGYAANQAGDDKIHCKKLYEKYSHLGQRSFIKYAFRSSKTMNSPKIRRQVRNHWIKLHQAIEKVEAELRED is encoded by the coding sequence ATGTCTAAATTTAGAGATGCCGAATCGAATGATTGGTACAGATCCCGTGGCTACATCCATTTCGACCGCGAGGTATCTAGAAAATTTGCTCAGGCCTACATAACAGATTGCAAGAGAGTTGAGCGCCACGCATTCTTTCCTTTTCTCAAATACGTTAAAGTTACTCCTCGATATAAGTCTAAAATTCGCAAAACCCAAGATAAAAATCGTCCTATTCTCTATGCAGGACATCTAGATTCTCATATTTATGCTTGGTACGCACGAGAACTTAGTAAGCTTTACGAAATATATATACAGGCGCAACCTTTACAAGATTGTGTAATTGCCTATCGTTCCTTGGGAAAATCAAATATTGATTTCTCCAGAGAAGTATTTGATCAAATTGAAAAAAAGCAAGAATGCACAGCATTGACTTTCGATCTATCAAGTTTTTTCGACAACATTGATCATGAGAAATTAAAAGCGGCATGGTGCGAAGTTCTTGGTACTGAAAAACTTCCTGATGATCACTACAAAGTTTATAAATCTATTACTAAATATGCTTACGTTGATCGTCAGGAAGCTATTGATGCGCTTGAAATTACCAACTATAAAGAGATAAGGGATAATAGACGGCTCTGCACACCGCAGGAATTTCGTGACTGTATTAGATCTAAAATATGTGTTAATTCTAATTCGTATGGTATTCCACAGGGTTCACCAATAAGTGCAGTTCTATCTAATTTGTTTCTTATTAATTTCGATAAAGTGATGTCACAGCACGCTTTTAGAGTGAATGGTATTTATCGAAGATATTGTGATGACATCTTGTGGGTCTGTCCTTCAGAAGAATCTGAAGAAATAAAAGCTTTAGTTGAGCAGGAGATTAAAAAAAGTGGAGATGCTCTTTCTCCAAATTCTGAAAAAACTGAAATCTCTAACTTCAGTCGGACAACGGAAGGTTTGCTGCTCGGCTCACCTCCACTTCAATATTTAGGCTTTACGTTCGATGGGCAGAATCGATTACTACGCTCTCAAACTGTTGCTCGGTACTACCAACGCATGAAACGAGCAGTTCGTTCAGCAGGTTATGCTGCCAATCAAGCGGGGGATGATAAGATTCATTGCAAAAAACTATATGAGAAGTATAGCCATTTAGGGCAGCGTAGCTTCATCAAGTATGCTTTTCGTTCAAGCAAGACCATGAACTCCCCAAAAATTCGCAGGCAAGTACGCAATCACTGGATAAAACTGCATCAAGCAATTGAAAAAGTTGAAGCAGAATTAAGAGAAGACTGA